Proteins from a single region of Sphaerochaeta globosa str. Buddy:
- a CDS encoding enolase C-terminal domain-like protein yields MKITTVEARNIHYISTMVRDGEGHSHPGKAHDAYLPFLSITCDDGTVGYAIGGRMDVHTLQHIVGPALIGEDPFMREQIWQRMRTWQRLHPSFTDRTLNALDLALWDICGKACGQPVYKLLGGYRDKVPSYASIMVGDTIPGGLDSPQAYADFAVKLVEQGYTAIKLHTWMPPLIPKPDPKLDIKACRAVREAVGPEIELMLDPYHDYSRQEAYYLAKELEALDFLWLEEPMDENSIASYQWLQSKTKLALCGPETAAGKTQNRAMWITSNAADLGRAGTEDMGGITAVMKSVHLYEAFGMSVELHGGTIGNLHVLGAMGIPGKYYERGMLHPLLDYETPKPWFTRLYDPMDREGMVAIPQEPGLGWNLNMEYIQDNLL; encoded by the coding sequence ATGAAAATCACTACCGTGGAAGCACGAAATATCCATTATATAAGCACGATGGTTCGCGATGGGGAAGGTCACTCACACCCCGGCAAAGCCCATGATGCATACCTGCCGTTCCTATCCATCACGTGCGATGACGGAACCGTTGGATATGCCATCGGAGGCAGGATGGATGTCCATACGCTTCAGCATATCGTAGGGCCTGCTCTCATAGGGGAAGACCCCTTCATGCGTGAGCAGATCTGGCAAAGAATGCGTACATGGCAACGTCTGCATCCCAGTTTTACCGACCGTACACTCAATGCTCTTGATCTCGCACTCTGGGATATCTGTGGAAAAGCATGCGGACAGCCTGTGTATAAACTGCTTGGAGGCTATAGGGACAAGGTCCCCTCCTATGCCTCCATCATGGTCGGCGATACTATCCCTGGAGGGTTGGATAGCCCACAGGCATATGCAGATTTCGCTGTGAAACTCGTTGAACAAGGGTATACCGCAATAAAATTGCATACATGGATGCCCCCCCTCATTCCAAAACCAGATCCAAAACTCGATATCAAGGCATGCCGTGCCGTTCGTGAAGCAGTCGGTCCTGAAATTGAATTGATGCTCGATCCCTACCACGACTATTCACGTCAGGAAGCATATTACCTAGCGAAAGAACTGGAAGCCCTCGATTTTCTCTGGCTTGAAGAACCCATGGATGAAAATTCAATCGCCTCCTATCAGTGGTTGCAGTCAAAAACCAAGTTGGCGCTATGCGGGCCTGAGACAGCTGCAGGAAAAACCCAGAATCGTGCAATGTGGATTACCAGTAATGCTGCCGACCTTGGGCGGGCGGGAACCGAGGATATGGGTGGAATCACGGCTGTCATGAAGAGTGTGCACCTCTATGAAGCCTTCGGGATGTCTGTTGAACTCCATGGAGGAACTATCGGCAATCTTCATGTGCTCGGGGCAATGGGTATTCCGGGAAAATATTATGAGCGGGGAATGCTCCACCCACTGCTGGATTACGAAACTCCCAAACCTTGGTTTACCCGTTTGTATGACCCTATGGATCGAGAAGGCATGGTTGCAATTCCCCAAGAACCAGGATTGGGTTGGAACCTGAATATGGAATATATCCAAGACAATTTGCTTTAG
- a CDS encoding glycoside hydrolase family 88/105 protein, which translates to MSDQTHSYAERIALSLMQRYEATAPVWHYVTALGLECLYRAGKVLGKPDWLAWVQHQYDAFLHSDGTIHGYSIDEYSLDQVNPGKVLFDLYARTGEERYRTYLDVLFSQLTTQPRTKSHGFWHKQIYPNQMWLDGLYMQGSFYLRYAVLNHRVGACLDDLVSQCELIFEKTHDQETGLLFHAWDESKQMAWSDPITGLSQCFWSRALGWYCMALVDIADFIPQEAIYDSYKNRLLNLATALVRPLLSVQDCETGLWWQVLDQGGRGKNYLESSGSAMFVYFLLKMVRKGWLDSNLAKDAQAAGLKGFSGLCEHKVYSDADGQMHVRDICRGAGLGKYYPECPFRDGSFAYYTEREPIVEDNLQGVGPFLLACLEAEYAGKLEGSPETPYW; encoded by the coding sequence ATGAGTGACCAAACACATTCCTACGCTGAACGGATTGCACTGTCTTTGATGCAGAGATACGAAGCAACGGCCCCTGTGTGGCATTATGTCACAGCCCTTGGCCTGGAGTGCCTGTATAGAGCTGGGAAAGTTCTTGGGAAGCCGGATTGGCTTGCATGGGTGCAACACCAGTATGATGCGTTTCTGCATAGCGACGGCACCATTCATGGGTACAGTATTGACGAGTATAGTCTTGATCAAGTGAATCCGGGTAAGGTGTTGTTTGATCTCTATGCTCGTACGGGTGAAGAGCGATATCGCACGTATCTGGATGTACTCTTTTCCCAATTAACAACGCAACCTCGAACCAAATCTCATGGATTCTGGCATAAGCAGATCTATCCCAATCAAATGTGGCTTGATGGGCTGTATATGCAAGGATCTTTCTACCTCCGCTATGCGGTGTTGAACCATAGGGTGGGTGCATGTCTGGATGACTTGGTTTCGCAATGTGAATTGATATTCGAGAAAACACACGATCAGGAAACCGGGCTTCTGTTTCATGCATGGGATGAGTCGAAACAAATGGCATGGAGTGATCCAATTACAGGACTATCCCAATGCTTTTGGTCGCGTGCTCTCGGGTGGTATTGCATGGCATTAGTCGACATTGCAGACTTTATTCCTCAAGAGGCGATCTATGATTCCTATAAGAATCGATTACTGAATTTGGCTACAGCTTTGGTTCGTCCTTTACTCTCTGTGCAGGATTGTGAAACAGGTCTTTGGTGGCAAGTGCTTGATCAGGGAGGTCGTGGGAAGAATTATCTGGAGAGTTCCGGTTCAGCGATGTTTGTCTATTTCTTATTGAAAATGGTACGCAAAGGTTGGTTGGACAGCAATCTTGCTAAGGATGCTCAAGCAGCGGGTCTAAAGGGCTTTTCGGGATTATGTGAGCATAAGGTGTATTCCGATGCAGATGGTCAGATGCATGTAAGGGATATTTGCAGGGGGGCAGGTTTAGGAAAGTATTACCCGGAGTGTCCTTTCAGGGATGGCAGTTTTGCCTACTATACTGAGCGGGAGCCCATCGTTGAAGACAACCTGCAAGGAGTTGGGCCATTCTTGCTGGCTTGTCTGGAAGCGGAGTATGCGGGGAAGCTGGAAGGCTCACCTGAGACGCCCTATTGGTGA
- a CDS encoding sensor histidine kinase has product MSEKVNLDAMRKVFFRNNLFAFLALLFVPIVVMGSLSMYLLHGYIRKNLDKETQILLEQLVSKVATVTDQFNPLILTVDIDGQSSYVARKLLDSVEMSYTDIFLLNNIKDQLSSMRNAREYIHSINLYFTNDHGYYLSDTGKHSLTPKDDYWFDAYVSQKETQRSWTQTNEQSLAGGFSFKLLSIFHILGNGEGVIVFNLRISMLDSLLNAGLLAAGHQALVSGVDGSVLFGSAPEPETRQRYSVRTEVAKPSGWTLTLYSDKGVIFLVYRRVLTLIILLSLLSLVIGVVLSIWLTQRRTRQINAVIHLLEAARDNESLPQIPKRQGPTYGYIIHQIINTFLQQSYLQTQLEARKYKLKTAQLMALQAQLNPHFLFNTLETLNWKVYEMTDKPNQVNQMIEHLSDLMRYSLSSIEDMVSLDEELQSIRSYLALQAIRYQDKFEAVYTIAPEALGFRMPRMLLQPIVENALYHGIKMKKEQGTITIEARVVADALALSISDDGVGMEKHVLESLTQSFSDPEQVRTDHIGLANVNARLFLLYGTTLSLCSEPTVGTVVTMTIQKKNKET; this is encoded by the coding sequence ATGTCTGAGAAAGTCAATCTCGATGCGATGCGCAAGGTATTCTTTCGCAACAACCTGTTCGCCTTTCTTGCCTTGCTGTTTGTCCCTATCGTAGTTATGGGTTCGCTGTCCATGTACTTGCTGCATGGGTACATCCGCAAGAACTTGGACAAGGAGACACAAATTCTCCTGGAGCAACTGGTAAGCAAAGTAGCAACGGTAACCGACCAGTTCAACCCCCTCATTCTTACCGTCGATATCGACGGGCAGTCGTCTTACGTTGCCAGGAAACTGTTGGACTCAGTGGAAATGAGTTATACCGATATTTTCCTGCTCAACAACATCAAGGACCAGCTTTCCTCAATGCGCAATGCCCGCGAATATATTCATTCCATCAATCTCTATTTTACCAACGATCATGGCTATTATCTCTCGGATACAGGCAAACACTCGCTTACCCCCAAGGACGACTACTGGTTCGACGCCTATGTTTCCCAGAAAGAAACACAAAGAAGCTGGACTCAGACCAACGAGCAGAGCCTTGCCGGTGGATTTTCTTTCAAGTTGCTCAGCATCTTTCATATCCTTGGCAATGGGGAAGGAGTGATTGTCTTTAATCTACGGATTTCCATGCTGGATTCTCTGCTCAACGCAGGTCTGTTGGCTGCAGGGCATCAAGCACTTGTTTCCGGTGTGGATGGCTCGGTGCTGTTCGGATCTGCTCCGGAACCAGAGACTCGTCAGCGGTACTCGGTTCGTACCGAGGTGGCAAAGCCGTCCGGGTGGACGTTGACCCTGTATTCAGACAAAGGGGTGATTTTTTTGGTGTATCGAAGGGTTCTCACGTTGATCATCCTGCTCTCATTGCTTTCGTTGGTCATCGGAGTCGTCTTGTCCATATGGCTGACACAACGAAGAACACGGCAAATTAATGCAGTTATCCACTTATTGGAAGCAGCACGAGACAATGAGAGTCTTCCCCAGATCCCCAAGCGGCAAGGGCCTACGTACGGGTACATCATTCACCAAATCATCAATACCTTTTTGCAGCAATCGTACCTGCAAACTCAACTTGAAGCCCGCAAATACAAGCTGAAAACTGCCCAGTTGATGGCACTGCAAGCCCAATTGAATCCACATTTTCTGTTCAATACGTTGGAAACCCTGAATTGGAAGGTCTACGAAATGACTGACAAGCCAAACCAAGTCAACCAGATGATCGAGCATCTTTCCGATCTGATGCGATACAGCCTGAGTTCCATTGAGGATATGGTAAGCTTGGATGAGGAGCTGCAAAGCATCCGGAGCTATCTTGCGTTGCAGGCGATCCGATATCAGGACAAATTTGAAGCCGTCTATACTATTGCCCCTGAGGCGTTAGGCTTTCGAATGCCTAGGATGCTGCTGCAGCCTATCGTTGAGAATGCGCTGTATCACGGAATAAAAATGAAAAAGGAGCAGGGTACCATTACGATTGAAGCCCGAGTTGTTGCCGATGCTCTGGCCCTCAGCATCTCTGATGACGGCGTAGGAATGGAGAAGCATGTGCTTGAAAGCCTGACCCAAAGTTTCAGTGATCCCGAGCAGGTGAGAACCGACCATATCGGCTTAGCCAATGTCAATGCACGCCTGTTCCTATTGTATGGGACAACGCTATCCCTCTGCAGTGAACCGACAGTCGGAACGGTGGTTACCATGACTATCCAAAAAAAAAACAAGGAGACGTAA
- a CDS encoding GntR family transcriptional regulator: MANNVSLRIQAYTTIKNKIINCEYRPGSMINEEKLIAELNLTRTPIRDALGRLEQEGLLTIKPKKGILITPLHLEEVTYLLEARMLYELYAIREYGRFIPESELLTCYQELKATVGHPAKESSNPLDARLHALIIDAVPNTYIRSHHAMVDDQIRRLRIRLRILTGSTQQRLVQSQQEHLSILSACLKKDWTEAEEVLRIHLKHSNDSVIELFLSQLTTHKQEQSEKEER, translated from the coding sequence ATGGCAAACAATGTGAGTCTTCGAATACAAGCCTATACCACCATCAAGAACAAGATTATCAACTGTGAGTATCGACCTGGTTCCATGATCAATGAAGAGAAACTGATTGCAGAACTCAACCTGACTCGAACGCCAATCCGTGATGCATTGGGACGACTCGAACAGGAAGGGTTGCTGACCATCAAACCTAAAAAAGGCATTCTCATTACTCCCCTCCATCTCGAAGAGGTAACCTATCTGCTTGAAGCGCGTATGCTCTATGAACTATACGCCATCCGTGAATATGGGCGTTTCATCCCCGAATCCGAGCTCTTAACCTGTTATCAGGAGCTTAAGGCTACCGTCGGACATCCAGCGAAGGAATCTTCAAACCCTTTGGATGCCAGGTTGCATGCATTGATCATCGATGCGGTGCCCAATACCTATATCCGATCTCATCATGCCATGGTTGACGACCAGATCAGGAGATTGAGAATTCGGCTGAGAATCCTGACCGGGTCCACTCAACAACGGTTGGTACAATCACAACAAGAGCACCTGAGCATTCTGTCCGCGTGTCTGAAAAAAGATTGGACGGAAGCAGAAGAAGTACTCCGTATTCACTTAAAGCATTCAAATGACTCTGTCATTGAATTGTTTCTCTCACAACTGACAACACACAAACAAGAACAATCGGAGAAGGAAGAACGATGA
- a CDS encoding zinc-binding alcohol dehydrogenase family protein, with protein sequence MQAVQISAPHLVELVTQIIPKPKQGEALLRILYGGICGSDLGSYRGTFAYVSYPRIPGHEFSAEIVEIGPNEYGLTTGMVVTANPYFNCGHCYACRHGLVNACMENQTMGVQRDGAFSQYITMPINRLYQGNGLSPTTLAMVEPFCIAHHGVRKANVKAGETVLVMGSGTIGMLCAFTLRALKANVWIADIDPVKLQFAQSLGFNQTLLNDDADHFKEQVQHVTNHNGFDVVVEAVGAASTFLACIESAAFGGRVIQIGVGKQEALFNFTQIQKKELLIHGSRNALDEDFRSVLAMLGQNNFPIEGLISRIYPFLEAPKAFEYFSQGTGVRMKILLDFTKENPNE encoded by the coding sequence ATGCAAGCAGTCCAGATTAGCGCACCTCATCTCGTAGAGCTTGTTACACAGATCATACCCAAGCCCAAGCAGGGCGAAGCTCTCCTGAGAATTCTGTATGGAGGGATCTGTGGTAGTGACCTGGGCTCGTACCGCGGAACCTTTGCCTATGTGTCGTACCCGCGGATACCCGGGCATGAATTCAGTGCAGAAATCGTGGAAATCGGCCCGAATGAGTACGGATTGACTACAGGCATGGTAGTAACTGCCAATCCTTACTTCAATTGTGGCCACTGCTATGCTTGCCGACATGGCTTGGTCAATGCTTGTATGGAAAATCAGACAATGGGCGTCCAACGTGATGGTGCTTTTAGTCAATACATCACGATGCCCATCAATCGCTTGTATCAGGGAAATGGTTTATCACCAACCACGCTTGCTATGGTAGAACCTTTCTGTATTGCCCATCATGGAGTGCGGAAAGCCAACGTGAAGGCAGGTGAAACTGTCCTAGTTATGGGTTCCGGAACGATTGGTATGCTTTGTGCCTTCACATTACGGGCGTTGAAGGCAAATGTCTGGATAGCTGATATCGATCCTGTGAAGCTGCAATTTGCACAGTCGTTGGGGTTCAACCAGACGTTGCTCAACGACGATGCCGATCATTTCAAGGAACAGGTACAACACGTAACCAACCACAATGGCTTTGATGTCGTGGTAGAAGCTGTTGGAGCCGCCTCAACCTTTCTTGCCTGTATTGAATCTGCTGCATTTGGAGGACGAGTGATCCAGATAGGAGTAGGAAAGCAGGAAGCCTTGTTCAATTTTACACAAATTCAGAAGAAAGAGTTGCTCATCCATGGCTCTCGCAACGCTTTGGATGAAGACTTTCGGAGCGTTCTGGCTATGCTAGGCCAAAACAATTTCCCCATCGAGGGGCTCATCAGCCGGATATATCCATTTCTGGAGGCTCCGAAGGCCTTTGAGTATTTCTCTCAAGGCACAGGAGTACGCATGAAGATACTATTGGACTTTACCAAGGAGAATCCAAATGAGTGA
- a CDS encoding ABC transporter substrate-binding protein, with translation MKTRAFALCLVLVLVGTLVFGAGTKESAPAGPQSVTLRFGWWGGDSRHEAYIAAAQRYMELNPNIKIVSEYGGWDGYREKLYTQLAGGNAPHIFQNHFTWLGEQSAWSGKAVVKDLKQYGQYLDMSIFPQGFLESNVIYNEQLLALPSSVNTDALIVNKAVLDKIGFDYEQNWSFEDFFAFSAELRKVDPSLYFENGMAASDIHMYWFLAYLVQKTGLPYATDYQLSYDEATVTEAFRFLKRYFDEKVVEPLGTLELYTGNYPQNPKWVGGQTGVMFGMLSTLENYVNAMGDYKKDATVIRLPILEGAKDPYFQTKVGQIFSIAASATEAEAIEAAKFINWMNTDIEAGILLKLSRGIPVSEAQNKALSDAGLLSPLVVKAMQYANEAGEGIGQGTLIRNNEIARIGADMISSVAFGRSTPEEAAQSYVKLVNRKLGELKAAQK, from the coding sequence ATGAAAACACGTGCTTTTGCGCTGTGTCTCGTACTTGTATTGGTGGGAACGTTGGTCTTTGGAGCAGGGACAAAGGAATCAGCTCCCGCTGGACCGCAATCCGTTACGCTGCGCTTTGGATGGTGGGGTGGCGACAGCCGCCATGAAGCCTATATTGCTGCTGCCCAGCGGTATATGGAATTGAATCCAAACATCAAGATTGTCAGTGAATATGGCGGTTGGGATGGCTATCGTGAGAAGTTGTACACCCAACTTGCTGGAGGAAATGCCCCTCACATTTTCCAGAACCATTTCACATGGCTGGGAGAGCAATCGGCATGGTCGGGGAAAGCTGTAGTCAAGGATTTGAAGCAGTATGGACAGTATCTTGATATGAGCATTTTCCCTCAGGGCTTTTTGGAAAGCAATGTTATCTACAACGAACAACTCCTGGCTCTGCCCTCCTCGGTCAACACGGATGCCCTGATCGTCAACAAGGCTGTTTTGGACAAAATCGGCTTCGACTATGAGCAGAACTGGTCGTTCGAGGACTTCTTTGCGTTCAGTGCAGAACTGAGGAAGGTTGATCCTTCCCTGTACTTTGAGAATGGCATGGCTGCGTCCGATATTCATATGTACTGGTTCCTTGCCTATTTGGTACAGAAAACCGGTCTTCCTTACGCAACCGATTATCAACTCAGCTATGACGAAGCCACGGTAACGGAAGCTTTCCGCTTCCTCAAGCGTTATTTCGATGAGAAGGTTGTAGAGCCGCTTGGGACGCTTGAACTGTATACCGGCAACTATCCCCAGAACCCCAAATGGGTTGGCGGTCAGACAGGCGTTATGTTCGGAATGCTCTCCACCTTGGAGAATTATGTGAATGCGATGGGCGATTACAAGAAGGATGCAACCGTCATTCGTCTTCCCATTCTTGAAGGTGCAAAAGATCCGTATTTCCAAACAAAAGTCGGTCAGATTTTCTCCATTGCAGCATCGGCAACAGAGGCTGAGGCAATCGAGGCTGCAAAATTCATCAATTGGATGAATACTGATATCGAAGCAGGAATTCTTCTCAAGCTTTCTCGTGGCATTCCTGTCAGTGAAGCACAGAACAAGGCGCTCAGCGATGCCGGCTTGCTCAGCCCGCTGGTAGTCAAGGCAATGCAGTATGCCAATGAAGCAGGCGAGGGAATCGGCCAAGGTACGCTCATCAGAAACAATGAGATTGCCAGAATCGGTGCCGATATGATTTCTTCAGTTGCATTCGGTAGAAGTACTCCCGAAGAGGCTGCCCAATCGTATGTCAAGCTTGTAAACAGGAAGCTCGGTGAACTGAAAGCAGCACAGAAATAA
- a CDS encoding glycoside hydrolase family 28 protein encodes MELDIRAFGAIGDGRTLNTLAIQAAIDEAATQQAVVVVADGIYLSGALFLKQGMALEIRKGATLLGSPNLADYPIQQTRFEGRLCTWPVGFLNGMHLSDVKVYGEGTLDGNGFPFWEQFWDARQAAIASNAAFSNRDIMRPRLCYFEDCDRIHLEGLTLQNSAFWNLHLYLSHNITIKALTIQAPHEGVRAASSDAIDIDACSNVTISDCTFSTDDDCVCIKGGKGPQAHRINLPTENIVVERCRFGFGHGVITLGSEAALVSNVVVRNCVVEGENSLVRCKFRSDTYQRFENILFEGITMQGGGWLFDVRPWVSRQDEILGEGLPSCLSNLVVRNINAIDMQSPGVLGKGCSDLLLEGIRLEQIVFTSKVGATGRLIRADEVEKQETLPGILAYETNADIRFVEVLIDGVKQGNV; translated from the coding sequence ATGGAATTGGACATCAGGGCATTTGGAGCAATTGGGGACGGAAGGACACTGAATACTCTTGCCATACAAGCTGCGATAGATGAGGCAGCTACCCAACAAGCGGTTGTTGTGGTTGCTGATGGAATCTATCTCAGTGGGGCATTGTTTCTCAAACAAGGCATGGCGTTGGAGATTCGCAAGGGTGCAACCCTCCTTGGCTCACCAAATCTTGCTGACTATCCCATCCAACAGACGCGTTTCGAAGGCAGACTCTGTACCTGGCCTGTAGGCTTTTTGAACGGTATGCATCTCTCGGATGTAAAGGTATATGGAGAAGGTACACTCGACGGGAATGGCTTTCCCTTCTGGGAACAGTTTTGGGATGCAAGGCAGGCTGCTATTGCAAGCAACGCTGCTTTCAGTAATCGTGACATCATGCGACCCAGACTTTGTTACTTTGAGGATTGTGATCGCATACACTTGGAGGGTTTGACCCTACAAAACTCTGCGTTTTGGAATCTGCACCTCTATCTGAGCCACAATATCACCATCAAAGCTCTTACCATTCAAGCACCTCATGAAGGTGTCCGGGCTGCAAGCAGTGATGCAATCGACATCGATGCATGCTCGAATGTGACCATTTCCGATTGTACTTTTTCCACCGATGATGACTGCGTATGCATAAAAGGCGGTAAAGGGCCGCAAGCTCATAGAATAAATCTCCCAACTGAAAATATCGTGGTAGAACGATGCCGGTTTGGATTCGGACACGGTGTCATTACCCTGGGAAGTGAAGCTGCCTTGGTTAGCAATGTAGTGGTACGAAACTGCGTTGTTGAAGGAGAAAACAGTCTGGTACGCTGTAAGTTCCGTTCAGACACATACCAAAGGTTTGAGAATATTCTCTTTGAGGGAATTACCATGCAGGGAGGAGGATGGCTCTTCGACGTTCGTCCCTGGGTCAGCAGGCAGGATGAAATTCTAGGAGAGGGATTACCATCATGTCTTTCCAATCTAGTGGTCAGGAACATCAACGCTATCGATATGCAGTCACCAGGAGTATTGGGGAAAGGTTGTTCCGACCTTCTTCTGGAGGGGATCCGTTTGGAGCAGATTGTCTTTACTTCGAAGGTAGGAGCCACTGGTCGACTCATCAGAGCAGACGAAGTGGAAAAACAAGAGACTTTACCAGGCATCCTCGCGTATGAAACAAATGCAGACATCCGCTTTGTAGAGGTGCTGATCGATGGAGTTAAGCAAGGCAATGTCTGA
- a CDS encoding carbohydrate ABC transporter permease: MKKSIKSRQTLNEGYLYVLPWVIGFLVFGAYPLLASLYYSFTNFSMFNSPRFVGLDNYLYMFTSDREFFPSLFVTFKYVLFSVPMKIVSALFFAMLLNRNLKFINVFTTVYYLPSILGASVSISILWRFMFSLSGLVNSLLGKVGIPAIPFLEHPRYALFTISLLVVWSFGSSMVIFLAGLKQIPKELYEACHIDGAGKMKEFFFITLPLITPALFFNLIMQLINSFQSFTSAFVITHGGPMRSTYLYMMKLYDEAFANFKMGYASALSWFLFVIILIATMLVFRKSDKFVYYLE, translated from the coding sequence ATGAAAAAGAGTATAAAATCACGGCAGACGCTCAATGAAGGGTATCTGTATGTATTGCCATGGGTAATTGGATTCTTGGTTTTTGGAGCCTACCCATTGCTTGCTTCGCTCTACTATTCGTTCACCAATTTCTCCATGTTCAACAGCCCCCGCTTCGTTGGGCTCGACAACTATCTGTACATGTTTACTTCTGACAGGGAGTTTTTTCCTTCTCTGTTTGTGACGTTCAAATATGTGCTCTTTTCTGTTCCGATGAAGATCGTCTCGGCGCTGTTCTTTGCCATGTTGCTCAATCGCAATCTAAAGTTCATCAATGTCTTTACCACCGTGTACTATTTGCCCTCGATCCTGGGAGCAAGTGTTTCCATCTCCATCCTCTGGAGGTTCATGTTTTCCCTCTCCGGCTTGGTAAATTCTCTGTTGGGAAAAGTTGGAATTCCCGCAATCCCCTTTCTGGAGCATCCTCGGTATGCGCTCTTTACCATCAGTCTTTTGGTTGTTTGGTCGTTCGGCTCATCCATGGTCATATTCTTGGCCGGCTTGAAGCAGATACCCAAGGAACTCTATGAAGCCTGTCATATCGATGGGGCAGGAAAAATGAAAGAATTCTTCTTTATTACCTTGCCTCTGATTACCCCAGCCCTATTTTTCAACCTTATTATGCAGCTCATCAATTCATTTCAGTCTTTTACCAGTGCTTTTGTCATCACCCATGGCGGTCCGATGCGATCCACGTATTTATATATGATGAAGCTGTATGACGAAGCTTTTGCAAATTTCAAGATGGGGTATGCGTCAGCCCTCTCATGGTTCTTGTTTGTCATCATCCTCATCGCGACGATGCTGGTATTCAGAAAATCGGACAAATTTGTCTATTATTTAGAGTAG
- a CDS encoding response regulator transcription factor: MNHSVLIVDDEPSIRSGLSSYHWEAVGFSVAAALADGKQALAYVLSHPVDVVLCDIRMPVMDGLSFAKEVWERKLGLTIIFLTGFKDMEYIRLAMRYGCRDYLLKPTRFKQLEELFSHLKHELDQKQSDAGLTLSDDDAVIRTAKNYILTHLDSVSLESISSHLQLSPSYVSKVFKDRTSMHFSDYCQQERMNLAKRLLSDHRTQIQDIALQTGYSNAANFARAFKAQFGYAPTEYREQGMTHIDKN, encoded by the coding sequence GTGAATCACTCAGTATTGATTGTGGACGATGAGCCTTCTATTCGCAGCGGCCTTTCCTCCTATCATTGGGAAGCGGTGGGTTTTTCAGTAGCGGCTGCTTTGGCGGATGGGAAACAGGCTCTTGCCTATGTGCTTTCCCATCCGGTGGATGTCGTCCTCTGTGATATTCGCATGCCGGTTATGGATGGACTTTCTTTTGCCAAGGAGGTCTGGGAGCGAAAGCTTGGCCTGACGATTATTTTCCTCACTGGATTCAAGGATATGGAATACATCCGCCTTGCCATGCGGTATGGCTGCCGTGATTACTTGCTCAAACCCACCCGATTTAAGCAACTGGAAGAGTTATTCAGCCACCTCAAGCATGAGTTGGACCAGAAACAATCGGATGCCGGCCTAACACTCTCCGATGACGATGCAGTAATACGGACTGCTAAAAACTATATTCTCACCCATCTGGATTCGGTGAGCTTGGAATCGATTTCCTCGCATTTGCAATTGTCACCTTCGTATGTTTCCAAGGTGTTCAAGGACCGCACTTCGATGCATTTCTCAGACTATTGCCAACAGGAACGGATGAATCTGGCAAAACGCTTGTTATCTGATCATAGAACACAGATTCAAGATATTGCGCTCCAAACCGGCTACAGCAATGCTGCGAATTTTGCAAGGGCATTCAAGGCCCAGTTCGGGTATGCCCCTACAGAGTACCGAGAACAAGGAATGACTCATATTGATAAGAATTGA